From one Nonomuraea polychroma genomic stretch:
- a CDS encoding SMP-30/gluconolactonase/LRE family protein — protein sequence MTASEVLMEGVVFGESPRWHDGRVWFSDWGANRVIALGTDGSHEVVATVPSFPMCIDFLPDGRLLVVDSAQRRLLRRESDGSLVTHAHLAEISKKPWNDIVVDDRGNAYVNTIGFDFPGGEFAPGLVVLVTPDGHVRQVADDLAFPNGMAIVPDGRTLVVAESYANRLTAYDIGLDGGLSNRRVWAETPGDHPDGICLDAEGAIWYADVGNQHCVRVREGGEVMDTVDLDRGAFACTLSRGEDPHLYVVGQNWGGPEPAQPSGLVVAFPAPAPGAGKP from the coding sequence GTGACCGCATCTGAAGTGCTGATGGAGGGAGTCGTGTTCGGCGAGTCACCGCGCTGGCACGACGGACGAGTGTGGTTTTCCGATTGGGGCGCGAACCGGGTGATCGCGCTCGGCACCGATGGCAGCCACGAGGTGGTGGCGACCGTTCCGTCGTTCCCGATGTGCATCGACTTCCTACCCGACGGGCGGCTACTGGTGGTGGACTCCGCACAGCGACGGCTTCTGCGCCGTGAGTCCGATGGGTCGCTGGTCACCCATGCGCACCTTGCCGAGATCTCGAAGAAGCCGTGGAACGACATCGTGGTCGACGACCGGGGCAACGCCTACGTCAACACGATCGGTTTTGACTTCCCCGGCGGCGAGTTCGCGCCCGGCCTGGTCGTCCTCGTCACGCCGGACGGCCACGTCCGTCAGGTCGCCGACGACCTCGCGTTCCCGAACGGGATGGCGATCGTACCGGACGGCAGGACGTTGGTTGTTGCCGAGTCGTACGCCAACCGGCTCACGGCCTACGACATCGGGCTGGACGGCGGCCTGAGCAACCGCCGGGTCTGGGCGGAGACTCCAGGCGATCACCCGGACGGGATCTGCCTGGATGCCGAGGGCGCGATCTGGTACGCCGACGTGGGTAACCAGCACTGTGTGCGCGTGCGGGAGGGAGGTGAGGTGATGGACACGGTGGATCTGGACCGGGGTGCCTTCGCCTGTACGCTCAGCCGGGGGGAGGATCCGCACTTGTACGTCGTGGGCCAGAACTGGGGCGGACCGGAGCCCGCGCAGCCCAGCGGGCTCGTCGTGGCGTTCCCGGCGCCTGCGCCGGGCGCCGGGAAGCCCTGA
- the istB gene encoding IS21-like element helper ATPase IstB, with protein sequence MTSPTPPALPDELDRLLRRMRLPYLRKAAPDVLATARAQRWDPAEVLRILIHEEVTGRDAATRRLRRTSANFPTGKTLASWRPEESSIPEPTQNALATLEWIGRAENLVIAGPSGTGKSHFTEGLAHAAIEKDLRVAWFTLETLTTTIGKAKVDGSIARTVARICRADLIVIDDIGLLPAGTDAAEAFYRIIDAAYERRSIAITSNIHPSGFDTIMPKTLATASVDRLLHHAHLVLTKGDSHRLAEALAGKGVTPLT encoded by the coding sequence ATGACCTCGCCCACCCCACCGGCTCTGCCCGACGAACTGGACCGGCTGCTACGCCGGATGCGCCTGCCCTACCTGCGCAAAGCCGCCCCCGACGTGCTGGCCACCGCCCGCGCGCAACGCTGGGACCCCGCCGAAGTCCTGCGGATTCTCATCCACGAGGAGGTCACCGGCCGCGACGCGGCCACCCGGCGGCTGCGCCGCACCTCGGCCAACTTCCCCACCGGCAAGACCCTCGCGTCCTGGCGACCGGAGGAGTCCTCCATCCCCGAACCCACCCAGAACGCCCTGGCCACGCTGGAATGGATCGGCCGGGCCGAAAACCTCGTGATCGCCGGCCCGTCGGGCACCGGCAAATCGCACTTCACCGAGGGCCTGGCCCACGCGGCCATCGAGAAGGACCTACGCGTGGCCTGGTTCACCCTGGAAACCCTCACCACCACGATCGGCAAGGCCAAAGTCGACGGCTCCATCGCGCGCACCGTCGCCCGCATCTGCCGCGCCGACCTCATCGTCATCGACGACATCGGCCTGCTCCCGGCCGGAACCGACGCCGCCGAGGCGTTCTACCGGATCATCGATGCCGCCTACGAACGCCGCTCGATCGCGATCACCAGCAACATCCACCCGAGCGGGTTCGACACCATCATGCCCAAGACCCTGGCCACCGCCTCGGTCGACCGGCTCCTCCACCACGCCCACCTGGTCCTGACCAAGGGCGATTCCCACCGACTCGCCGAGGCTCTGGCGGGCAAGGGCGTCACCCCGTTGACCTGA
- the istA gene encoding IS21 family transposase has protein sequence MKIFEAYDLTKTVHSAAQLSGADPKTVKRYVELRQLGLNPYERAARPKLIDPFLEKIEEWVEASKAKIRADVAHDKLVAMGYRGSPRSTRRAVNAAKAAWRAGRRRTYRPWIPEPGMWLQFDWGEGPRVGGRRTWLWCAWLAWSKFRVVIPVWDCTLGTLVSCLDSTLRRIGGAPTYVLTDNAKTVTSDHVAGIAVRHPQIVAAGRYYGCTVETCVPYDPESKGGVEATVRLAKADLVPTEANLRSEYGSFAELAEQCRTWCEKINARRHRGSGQVPAEQLLIEQQALHVLPAEPFALALGEQRIVYDDQTISFASVRYSTPPGHIDTKVWVRVVGEELVITARAVGGELAEIARHRVSVPGNPQILTQHYPHHPNGRSVHQPKPRPRSEAEVAFLGIGPGAKRWLTEAGPAGAVRIRAKMARAVELAAVLGAERVDEALGLAAIAGRFADDDLPAIVDHLSDHRAVGELVRADETHSAQPGTASWQALGQ, from the coding sequence ATGAAGATCTTTGAGGCGTACGACCTGACCAAGACCGTCCACTCCGCCGCGCAACTGTCCGGCGCGGACCCCAAGACCGTCAAACGCTACGTCGAACTGCGCCAGCTGGGCCTCAACCCGTATGAGCGGGCGGCCCGGCCGAAGCTGATCGACCCGTTCCTGGAGAAGATCGAAGAATGGGTGGAGGCGTCGAAGGCGAAGATCCGCGCTGATGTCGCCCACGACAAGCTGGTCGCGATGGGATATCGGGGCAGCCCCCGCTCCACCCGGCGGGCGGTCAACGCCGCCAAGGCTGCGTGGCGGGCCGGGCGGCGGCGCACCTACCGGCCGTGGATCCCCGAGCCGGGCATGTGGCTGCAGTTCGACTGGGGCGAAGGCCCGCGGGTCGGCGGGAGACGCACCTGGCTGTGGTGCGCTTGGCTGGCCTGGTCGAAGTTTCGGGTAGTGATCCCGGTCTGGGACTGCACGCTCGGCACGTTGGTGTCGTGCCTTGATTCGACGCTGCGGCGGATCGGCGGCGCCCCCACCTACGTCCTCACCGACAACGCCAAGACGGTGACCAGCGACCACGTCGCCGGGATCGCGGTGCGGCATCCGCAGATCGTCGCCGCGGGCCGGTATTACGGCTGCACGGTGGAGACCTGCGTGCCTTACGATCCTGAATCCAAGGGCGGGGTGGAGGCCACCGTCCGCCTGGCCAAGGCGGATCTGGTACCCACCGAGGCCAACCTCCGCAGCGAGTACGGCAGTTTCGCCGAGCTGGCCGAACAATGCCGGACCTGGTGCGAGAAGATCAACGCCCGCCGGCATCGCGGCAGCGGCCAGGTCCCCGCCGAGCAGCTGTTGATCGAGCAGCAGGCGTTGCACGTGCTGCCGGCCGAGCCGTTCGCGCTGGCGCTGGGCGAGCAGCGGATCGTCTATGACGACCAGACCATCAGCTTCGCCTCGGTGCGCTACTCCACCCCACCCGGACACATCGACACCAAGGTCTGGGTGCGTGTGGTCGGCGAGGAACTCGTCATCACCGCCCGGGCCGTCGGCGGGGAGCTGGCCGAGATCGCCCGCCATCGAGTGTCTGTCCCGGGTAACCCGCAGATCCTCACCCAGCACTACCCGCACCATCCCAATGGGCGCAGTGTCCACCAGCCGAAACCGCGGCCGCGCAGCGAGGCGGAGGTCGCGTTCCTGGGCATCGGGCCGGGCGCCAAGCGGTGGCTGACCGAGGCCGGACCAGCCGGAGCCGTGCGCATCCGCGCCAAGATGGCACGCGCCGTCGAACTGGCCGCGGTGCTCGGCGCTGAGCGTGTCGATGAGGCACTCGGCCTGGCCGCGATCGCCGGCCGCTTCGCCGACGACGACCTGCCCGCCATCGTCGACCATCTGAGCGACCACCGGGCCGTTGGCGAACTCGTGCGCGCCGATGAGACGCATTCGGCTCAGCCCGGCACCGCCTCCTGGCAGGCCCTGGGCCAGTGA